Genomic window (Culex pipiens pallens isolate TS chromosome 3, TS_CPP_V2, whole genome shotgun sequence):
cttaggacaaagtttcacgcaaatcgaagaggggtcggggcaactgctgtgtgagttggcggagaattaatattgtttcaaaggtgggcaaacatgtgcactaatttaaaaatatgaaaaacttccgactattttcaaaaaactcacctaaaaatggccttaacttgaaaacggtgcactttatcaaaatttcactaaagtactttttgattgcatatttgattttacatcgaaaaatgaagttgaaaattttttgcgaccaatttttcgatttttttaaaaaatcagtttcaaaatcagattcaaaaattcttaactcgctcaaagagtttttgcacaacctggaaatttctgaaaagttggcatttgatgtataaaaaaaaattaaaaatagtgttttttttttgcaaatcaagttttagtgacaaaaagttaaattaaaaatcaccaaaaaattttttaccgtgtatcatttttttccagtgtagtccatatccatacctacaactttgcccaagacaccaaatcgatcaaaaaattccttcaaaagatacagatttttgaattttcatacatcatttttgtatggccagctgccaaatttgtatggcaaattgtatggacaaactaatgaagcaaaatggcttctttgggcaaagcgaaggcaccaaaaaagtttcagtcggattaaaatatacgaaaaaaaaaatcgaatgaccaaaatctgagagaactgctcaatagcGAGAAAAGCTGTGAAATCATAGAGAACTACTTGGGGTAGTTCTACCCCGTCAggcacttttcctatacttttTACAGCGACTGTCACAaacctcagaccccccccctccccctcttgATGGACATAATTTTGAACGAACCCTTGTCATTAACATTGCAAAACATTTGCATCAGCCTTACTGCCTTTTCATTTTCtaacatttcgacgtcgtcgtgctatcttgtcgcacccgccattttgacgttccgagaaaacgcgttttaatgtttaaccttgaataaacaaaaacgagagcacgcaatgtaaacaataacaaacacgttttgtttggctgaccattctgtacattgtcccgaagtttggttgaagttggttgctggagtcccgagttataattacaaatgtttacggtagtctagcttgtacgtgcgtcaaacgcatcctgacctgaaatccctttggccttttgtcgtacttacatcaattttcagggagtcacaagatagcacgacaagattgaaactacttttatatgaaaagtggcaaaaattttcggagctgtTTTGGTTTTCActgaatatcttaggattgaaatcgaattttggggatctgtgaaggtcaaaagatgtggcattgtgagatgtaatgcacaaaatggcgttcttaactcaatttggccaaaaatgcacgtacgacaaattagcacgacggcgtcgattttatgaaaatatcaaaacttttatgtagaacttttttttttcaatacacacatgaaaaatatataatttcgtATAAGGGCGATCTTTCCAGCACTCGAGTGATTCATTTTCGTAAACAGAACTTACGCACTTCCCCCAGTTATGGAAGTCATTCAACCATTCTCGCATGATTCACTCCACCAAAACAACAACTCCAGCACACAAACACCATCGCACCACGATCCAGCCGGTCTTCTCTTAGCACGATGTAACAGACGATCATGATGACGACACTCCATACCACGAAGATCCCCTTGAAAGCACCACAAACAAAGGTGTGCTACGCTGGATGACTGACTGAACTGGGGCCAACAAACGTTAACAGCACCATGTTAATGACAAGTTGGAGTTCTTTTTTGGACGAGCGATTCGCGTTCATTTCGTGTTCGGAACTTGAACGACAAACATCAAAATGATGATCAAAGGCCTGTTTTTGGTGGCGGCAGCGGTTTTCGTGGGAGTTTTTGGTAGGTGCACGAAGTGATTCATAGTGAAATTAAGTGAGTAATACTATCCTATTCTTGACTATTTAAACAGCCAATGAAGTTCAGCTGAATAAAGGAAATGTTGCTCTGGAACCGTTAGCTCGTCTTCCGAGAAGTGCCCAACAAACTAACCTTCCTGGATTCCCTAACTTTGTACCGTAAGTTCTGCTTGAagcttttaaataacaaaattttaatccaattatTAACTATGTTTTAGTCCCGGTTTCGACAACTCCAATATAGTGTCCCAGCATACCGACAGTAACAAGAATGGATTTGCTCAGACAACAATCTACAAGTCGGACAATGGAATGGGTTCGTCTTCTGTGTCCGTTGCCAAATCGGTAAGTGATCCTCTGCTGATCATATGCAGAAGtagcatattaattacataaaaaaatctacttttaggCCTCCTCTACCGTCCAGCTGTCCTTCAGTTGTCTGATTGTGTTACTTGCAGCAGTTCCGCAGCTATTAAAGATGTCTTAAGTGCTTAATTGTTGCAGTATTTATCGTTTCTACAGAGAGGAACAAgtgataaaaatttacaaaagtgCTAAGAGAATAAACAAACAAGAGATGCTAAAACTTGTCTGCGTAGCGCTGTTTTGAGTTTGGTTGTGTGGGAAGGCAATGTCGGATCTTGCTTCAAGGTCAGATGGGACAAGAACGCCAACCAGCGGCGAGTTCATCGCTCAATGAACTTGGATTAAGGCAGTGCTGCGTGAATAGCAGACAGCAGTTGTTATGCTTCGATGCATAGTAGAACTTGTTTGGCTTGTTATGGGTTCCTTTGAATGTTTTGTTGTGTCTATTCCATACAAATCCAGATAacgtaaaattttaatgtaattaaTTTGGATTTTATCACATTGCAATCAAtgtgaagcggaacagcacttgaaaattaccatctcggATTCTgcccaaatttggcagagctgttgagactatcaaaacatgcaaaaatcccgaatttcatccaaatcggaccacccctcccatttttgtaccctcccaaaaaatcgactttttggcgatttttgagcgaaacccctgtCTTCAAACGGCGAttactcaggaaccacaaatcttagagggtcggtcttagactcaattttgaaggaaattggacgtagaatccatgattttcccgaaattggaagaaaaataaaacatt
Coding sequences:
- the LOC120424657 gene encoding uncharacterized protein LOC120424657; translation: MMIKGLFLVAAAVFVGVFANEVQLNKGNVALEPLARLPRSAQQTNLPGFPNFVPPGFDNSNIVSQHTDSNKNGFAQTTIYKSDNGMGSSSVSVAKSASSTVQLSFSCLIVLLAAVPQLLKMS